AGGCCGGCACGTCCGGCACACCCGTCGCCTGACACGCCGCCTTCGTCAGCAAACTAGCTCCCACAATGTCCTACACCTTGAGTAGTAGGCCCTCTGGCTCATTGCACGCCGGCTGTTTGTTCGTAGACACTGGACAACCCTCCATCTCCGCTGCCCATCCGAGCGCGCAATGACCGAAAACCGCGATTCACCGCAGTGGCTGTTGCTGGGCGGCACGCTGTTCAGCCTGGTGGCCTTTGCCGCCAACTCGATCTTCTGTCGCCTGGCCCTGAAAAGCGCCGCCATCAACCCCGAGTCCTTCACCGCCATTCGCCTGATCGGCGGCGCGCTGTTCTTGATGCTGCTGTTGCGCCTCGGCAACAAGGGTGAGGCGGCGGGCAGTTGGCGCGGCGGGCTCTATCTGTTTGTCTACGCCTACCTGTTTTCCCTGGCCTACATCCATCTCGACGCCGGGGTCGGCGCGTTGATTCTGTTCGGCGCCGTGCAAATCACCATGTTCGCCTTGGGCTGGAAAAACGGCGAGAAAGTGCGGCCGAAAACCGCTGTCGGGATGCTGCTGGCGTTCGGCGGCTTGATCGTCCTGCTTGCTCCCGGCGGCAACGCGCCGCCACTGCTCAGCGCCGTGGCCATGACCATTGCCGGAATTGCCTGGGGTATCTATTCGATCCTCGGCAGGCGCTCGATCAACCCCCTCAAGGACACCGCCGGCAATTTCCTGCGCAGCGTGCCGCTGGTGGTTCTCGCCGCCCTCGCGACCCTGGCGCAAGGCGCCATCTCCATCACCCCAACCGGCGCGCTCTATGCGGCCGCGTCCGGCGTGCTGGCCTCGGGCGCCGGCTATGCGGTGTGGTACGCGGTGCTCGGCAAAATGCGTGCGCAGACGGCAGCTACCTTGCAGTTGAGCGTGCCGGTGTTGGCGTCGGTGGCGGGGGTGGTGTTTTTGGGGGAGAGGTTGTCGACGCGGCTAATGATTGCTTCGGTGATAGTGCTGGGGGGGATTGGGTTGGCATTGCGAGGTGCCACGCGGCAGTGATAAAAGCCTTACAAGATCCGCTTGGCCCACCCGCAAGGACCACCCCCGCATGAACCGCACCCAGCACATCCACCTCATGGCAACCTACAACCAGTGGATGAACGCCAAGCTTTACCAGGCCGCGAGCAGCCTGCCCGATGAGGAACTCGCCGCCGACCGCAAGGCCTTCTTCGGTTCCATTCTCGGCACCCTGAATCACCTGGCGCTAGGCGACCGGGTCTGGCTGCAGCGTTTCGCCAGGCACCCGGCGAACTATCCGCTACTGGAGCCGATTCGCCAGCTGCCGGCCCCGAGCAATCTCAAGGCATTGCAGTTCACCAACATCCGCGAGCTGTCCGCCCATCGCGCGTGGCTCGATCAGCTGATTATCGAGTGGGCCGGCTCGATTACCGAGGCTGAGCTGGACCATCCTCTCGAGTACGCCAACATGAAAGGCGTACCGGCCCAGAAGGATTTCTTCGGCCTGATCATGCATTTCTTCAACCACCAGACCCATCACCGTGGCCAGGTGACGACCTTGCTCTCGCAGGCCGGTGTCGACCCGGGTGATACCGACCTGGTGATCCTGATTCCCTCCGAGCCTGTGGCCTAGAACGCGCTCTTGATCACTCCGCCATCGGCGCGCAACGCCGCCCCGGTGGTCGCCGACGACAGTGGACTGGCAACATAGGCGACCAGGGAGGCGATTTCCTGCGGTGAGCTGAAGCGCTTGATCAGCGAGGTGGGCCGGACCTTCTCGAAGAACTCCTTCTCGAAACCTTCAAAGGATTGGCCCTGCGCCTTGGCCAGGGTCTCGACGAACTCGCCGACGCCACGGGATTTGGTCGGCCCCGGCAGCACGCTGTTGACGGTGATACCGGTGCCGGCCACGGCTTCCGCCAGGCCACGGGCGACGGCAAGCTGGGCGGTTTTGGTCACCCCGTAGTGGATCATTTCGACCGGAATCTGCACCCCGCTTTCGCTGGAAATAAAAATGATGCGGCCCCAGTTGGCCTGCTTCATCGCCGGCAGGAACAGCCGGGCCAGGCGTACGCCACTGAGCACGTTGACGTCGAAGAAGCGTTGCCAGTCTTCGTCGGGGATCTCTTCGAAGGGCTTGGGCTCGAAGATGCCGAGGTTATTCACCAGGATCTCCACCCCCGGAAAGCGTCGCGCGACCTCGTCGGCGGCGGCCGCCGTGCTCAGGTCGCCGGCAAATCCATGCACTTGAGCGCCGGTCTGCGCCTGCAGTTGCGCTACCACGCTGTCCACCGACGCCTGGGAGCGACCATTGACGATCACGCGAGCGCCTTCCTCGGCCAGGGTAGTGACGATCGCCAGGCCGATGCCGGCGGTGCTGCCGCTGACCAGGGCGAGTTTGCCTTGCAGGTTCAGGTCCATGAGCGAGTGCCTTCTTCGTGGGTGGAAAAAGCAGGCGACGGGGCCGCCAAGGGTGAGGAGTCAGTCTAGTGCGGTTTTCCCGATTGAACGCCACGTTCGTCGTGTTCTGCGCGGCCACCGCGCTAAGGAAATCCCGTAGGCGCACTGGAGTTTTCCCCGCCCTCGATGCTGTTCGTCTCGATACCACCCCGGCCGCTACTGACTTACCTTGCACAAGCCTTATGCAGGCCGCCGGCGTTCGGCTGCCACTGCGTCTGGCTTGAATGCGCTCCTATAACAACAGTGCCAAGCACGTACAGAGGTGGAGAGGGTTGATGTCCAGGGATAAGCAAGCGTGCCGCGGGCTCGCAATTGCCAGCGTGATGGGGATGGTCTGTGCGCCATGGGTCGCCCAGGCGGATGTGATGGATGACAGTCACTTCAAGGTCGATACCCGCAACTTCTATTTGCACCGCAACTACACCAATACCAACGCACCGGTGTCCGAAGTGCACAGTTGGTCCCAGGGCTTCGATGCCCAGTTCACCTCCGGCTATACCGACACCGCATTGGCAGTTGGGCTGGATGTGGACGCACAGTACGCGCTGCGCCTGGACTCGTCGGGCAATGACGGTTCGTTACCCTTCAGCGTGCATGACCAGCAGACCGCCAACGACTACAGCCGTGCCGGCGCGACCCTGAAAATGCGCTACAGCAAGACCGAGCTCAAGGTCGGCGACCTGCGTCCGCAGTATCCGGTGGCTTTCGATGACCCCAGCCGGCAGCTGGATACCCTCTACCAGGGCGCGGTGGTTGAGTCGAAAGAGGTCGATGGTCTGACGCTCACCGGCGGGCGTTTCTGGTCGGCGGTGACTCGTGAATCGTCGAACCACGAGAAGCTCTACAAATTCGGTTCCACCGACAACCTCGACAGCGACGGCCTGGATTTTGGCGGCGCCACCTACGACATCACCAAGAACCTGCAAGCCAGTTATTTCTACGGCGTTCTCCACGACATCTACCAGCAGCACTACTTCGGCCTGATGCACATGGCCGAGCTGGGCAATGGCTACAAGCTCAAGACCGACCTGCGTTACTTCAACAACAACGAGGATGGCAACGCGCTCAACGGTGAAATCGACAACCGTTCCTGGGGCACGCTGTTCAGCCTGTTCAAGGGCGCGCACATGGTCGGCCTCAGCTACCAGCGCATGCTCGGTGACAGCGTGTTCCCGACCATGAACGGCTACATCCCGCAACCTTATCTGGTGCACTGGTCGTCCCTGGGCTTCGTGCGCCCGGGCGAACGCTCTTGGGCTGCACGCTACAGCTATGACTTTGCCGGGATGGGCCTGCCGGGGCTGAAGTTCGTCACCCGCTACACCAAGGGTACCCAATGGGACCGGGGCGCCAACCTCAGCGATAACCAGGAGAGCGAACGCTTCCTCGGCGTCAACTACGTGGTGCAAAGCGGGGCGCTGCAAGGCCTCGGTTTTGACCTGCGCAACATCGATGTGAAGCAGAAGTACGGCTACGACTACAACGAATTCCGCGTCGCCACGACCTACACCTGGAAGTTCTGGTAAGCCCCGTCGACCAGCGCCTTGCGTGCCCGGGCGCCCTCCAAGAGAAATAAAACCAATGAATACTCAAGTCGATACCGCGCTGTTGCAGAAGAAAAAGACCTACCTCTATGAGTGGTATGTGGTGGGTCTGTGCATGGTCGCCTACATCTTTTCCTTCGTGGACCGGCAGATCCTCGCGCTGATGATCGAGCCGATCAAGGCCGACCTGCAGCTCAGCGACACCCAGTTCAGCCTGCTGCACGGCCTGGCGTTCTCCCTGTTCTATGCGTTCATGGGCATGCCCATCGCCTACCTGGCGGACCGTTTTTCACGACCGAAAATCATCGCCGTCGGCGTGGTGTTCTGGAGCCTGACCACAGCGGCCTGCGGTCTGAGCAAGAACTTTCTGCACATGTTCCTCGCGCGGATTGGCGTCGGCGTGGGCGAGGCGGCCTTGTCGCCGTCGGCCTACTCGATGTTCAGCGACATGTTCCCCAAGGAAAAGCTCGGGCGCGCGGTGGGCATCTACTCCATCGGCTCGTTCATCGGCGGCGGTTTGGCGTTCCTGGTGGGCGGCTATGTGATTGCTCTGCTCAAGGACATGAACACCATCGAAGTCGCGGTGCTCGGTGCGGTCAAGGCCTGGCAGCTGGCGTTCTTTATTGTCGGTCTGCCGGGGATTCTTGTCGGCCTGCTGATCTGGCTGACCGTGCGTGACCCGGCGCGCAAGGGCCTGCAACTGGATGCCGAAGGCAAGCCACGCAAGGTCGGGCTGGGTGACGGTTTGCGCTTCCTCGGTCGCCATCGCGCCACCTTCAGCTTCCACTACCTGGGCTTTTCCTTCTACGCCATGGTGCTGTTCTGCATGATGAGCTGGAGCCCGGCGCTGTACATCCGCAAGTTCGGCCTGTCGCCGGTGGAGGCGGGCTACATGCTCGGCACCGTGCTGTTGCTGGCCAACACCGCCGGGGTGCTGTTTGGCGGCTGGCTCACCGACTACCTGGCCAAGCGCGGCCATCAGGATGCGGCGATGCGCACCGGGGTGATTGGCGCCCTGGGGATGATCGTGCCGGCGGTGCTGTTCCCGCAGGTCGATCAGCTGTGGCTGTCGGTGACCCTGCTGGTGCCGGCGATGTTCTTCGCCTCGTTCCCGATGCCGGCGTCCACCGCGGCCATGCAGATCCTCGCGCCGAACCAGGTGCGCGCCCAGGTCTCGGCGGTGTTCCTGCTGATCAGCAACCTGCTGGGCCTGGGGCTGGGTACAACGCTGGTGGCGCTGTTGACCGACCGTTACTTCGGCTCGCCGGCTGCTGTGGGTTCTTCGATGTCGCTGGTGATGATTGGCGCCTCGGCCCTCACCGTGCTGTTGCTGTGGCGCGGTTGCAAGTGCTTTCGCGAGAGCTATGCGCGGGAGTATCCGAATCGGCCGTGATACTTGAACTCGATGATTGACCCCTCGGCCTCGCCCCGTCTTACGGTGCGGGGCCTTGGCGTTGCAGAACCGGAGAAGTTTCTATGTTGAATGACATCCATCTGCTCGAGCGGCACAGCCTCCTGAGTTCCGCCGATCAACGCGAGATCCAGGCCAGGGTCAGCCATTACCTGTGCCCGCATCGCTTCACCGTGCTGCGCGACGCGCCGATCCACACCCGGCTCAACGGTGTGTTCTTCGGCGACTCGGCACTGCTCGACCTGCGTTACGGCGCACCGGTGGAAATCAGCATCGGCGACATCGCCGACCAGTACCTGTTTCGCATCACCTTGCAAGGCCACTGCGAGGTAGCTCACGGTCGGCGCAGTGCGGCGATGCAGGCCGGCTGCCTGAGCGTGTCGTCGCCATTCGCCAGGAGCCGGATCGTCACCGATGGCGAATGCCGCAACCTGATCCTGCGGGTCGACCGCGATGCCCTCGAAACCCAGTTGCAACACCTGCTCGGGCGCAGCTTGCGGCAGCCGGTGATCTTCGAGGTCAGCGTCGACCGGCAGGGCGCCGGCGTTGTCAGCCTGTACCACACCCTCGATTACATCTGCCGGTTGTACGGCAGCGGCGTCGAGGGCCCGCCTATCGCCGTCGGTCTCTCGGACTACCTGATGCAGCTGCTGCTGACCCAGTTGCCCCACAACTATTGCGCCGATTTGCTGCGCGATCCCCGCGCGCCGTTGCCC
This region of Pseudomonas fluorescens genomic DNA includes:
- a CDS encoding DMT family transporter — translated: MTENRDSPQWLLLGGTLFSLVAFAANSIFCRLALKSAAINPESFTAIRLIGGALFLMLLLRLGNKGEAAGSWRGGLYLFVYAYLFSLAYIHLDAGVGALILFGAVQITMFALGWKNGEKVRPKTAVGMLLAFGGLIVLLAPGGNAPPLLSAVAMTIAGIAWGIYSILGRRSINPLKDTAGNFLRSVPLVVLAALATLAQGAISITPTGALYAAASGVLASGAGYAVWYAVLGKMRAQTAATLQLSVPVLASVAGVVFLGERLSTRLMIASVIVLGGIGLALRGATRQ
- a CDS encoding DinB family protein, whose translation is MNRTQHIHLMATYNQWMNAKLYQAASSLPDEELAADRKAFFGSILGTLNHLALGDRVWLQRFARHPANYPLLEPIRQLPAPSNLKALQFTNIRELSAHRAWLDQLIIEWAGSITEAELDHPLEYANMKGVPAQKDFFGLIMHFFNHQTHHRGQVTTLLSQAGVDPGDTDLVILIPSEPVA
- a CDS encoding SDR family NAD(P)-dependent oxidoreductase, encoding MDLNLQGKLALVSGSTAGIGLAIVTTLAEEGARVIVNGRSQASVDSVVAQLQAQTGAQVHGFAGDLSTAAAADEVARRFPGVEILVNNLGIFEPKPFEEIPDEDWQRFFDVNVLSGVRLARLFLPAMKQANWGRIIFISSESGVQIPVEMIHYGVTKTAQLAVARGLAEAVAGTGITVNSVLPGPTKSRGVGEFVETLAKAQGQSFEGFEKEFFEKVRPTSLIKRFSSPQEIASLVAYVASPLSSATTGAALRADGGVIKSAF
- a CDS encoding OprD family outer membrane porin is translated as MSRDKQACRGLAIASVMGMVCAPWVAQADVMDDSHFKVDTRNFYLHRNYTNTNAPVSEVHSWSQGFDAQFTSGYTDTALAVGLDVDAQYALRLDSSGNDGSLPFSVHDQQTANDYSRAGATLKMRYSKTELKVGDLRPQYPVAFDDPSRQLDTLYQGAVVESKEVDGLTLTGGRFWSAVTRESSNHEKLYKFGSTDNLDSDGLDFGGATYDITKNLQASYFYGVLHDIYQQHYFGLMHMAELGNGYKLKTDLRYFNNNEDGNALNGEIDNRSWGTLFSLFKGAHMVGLSYQRMLGDSVFPTMNGYIPQPYLVHWSSLGFVRPGERSWAARYSYDFAGMGLPGLKFVTRYTKGTQWDRGANLSDNQESERFLGVNYVVQSGALQGLGFDLRNIDVKQKYGYDYNEFRVATTYTWKFW
- a CDS encoding spinster family MFS transporter → MNTQVDTALLQKKKTYLYEWYVVGLCMVAYIFSFVDRQILALMIEPIKADLQLSDTQFSLLHGLAFSLFYAFMGMPIAYLADRFSRPKIIAVGVVFWSLTTAACGLSKNFLHMFLARIGVGVGEAALSPSAYSMFSDMFPKEKLGRAVGIYSIGSFIGGGLAFLVGGYVIALLKDMNTIEVAVLGAVKAWQLAFFIVGLPGILVGLLIWLTVRDPARKGLQLDAEGKPRKVGLGDGLRFLGRHRATFSFHYLGFSFYAMVLFCMMSWSPALYIRKFGLSPVEAGYMLGTVLLLANTAGVLFGGWLTDYLAKRGHQDAAMRTGVIGALGMIVPAVLFPQVDQLWLSVTLLVPAMFFASFPMPASTAAMQILAPNQVRAQVSAVFLLISNLLGLGLGTTLVALLTDRYFGSPAAVGSSMSLVMIGASALTVLLLWRGCKCFRESYAREYPNRP
- a CDS encoding AraC family transcriptional regulator encodes the protein MLNDIHLLERHSLLSSADQREIQARVSHYLCPHRFTVLRDAPIHTRLNGVFFGDSALLDLRYGAPVEISIGDIADQYLFRITLQGHCEVAHGRRSAAMQAGCLSVSSPFARSRIVTDGECRNLILRVDRDALETQLQHLLGRSLRQPVIFEVSVDRQGAGVVSLYHTLDYICRLYGSGVEGPPIAVGLSDYLMQLLLTQLPHNYCADLLRDPRAPLPHHVRKARDYIEEHLDQSISLSTLSELCGVSIRTLQNGFRQFLQQPPLDYIRDRRLALIHEALKQARDNDSVTSILLRHGINSLGHFSSLYRQRYGCLPSDTLRRRMH